The Sphingomonas sp. So64.6b genome includes a region encoding these proteins:
- a CDS encoding TonB-dependent receptor: protein MRKSVLRLLGGATSLALFSAAPAWAKPADPSAKPVATEEPAADTPADETDGDIIVTGRTSRSITQVTGAEIQKILPGISPLKALQTLPGVTFLTADPWGNNEQNISLFVHGFSASQLGYTLDGIPLGDQTYGNYNGLSPQRAIISENVDRVTLASGAGDLGTASTSNLGGTIDTFSSDPKAERGATINQTIGSYATFRTFVRVDSGTFGDGNSLYLSGVRQDGRAWDFNGKQGGYQGNGKFVHDDAAGKLTIYLAYSDKTEPNEDATVINIAKGELPGTVPYTRPFFYPDFAGMQAYLASPAYTAALDNYRNYYSDAQRTDYLGYLKYDWNLSDKITWSNQIYFHHDDGVGVVAGPTSVAGLPGLFAKYFPTLTPAQIKAQFGGSGLATRTTEYHIGRGGLISTLRAELGNHQIELGGWYERQSSSAYRRWYALDVNNPSSPYTRPRDLAAPQITQYGSEVHVDEIQTHIQDSWKIVPAVTVIAGFKSTFQRARQDVPVQPIPGSFTGSTALPVGRLNTSKWFLPQAGAIWDVSDNDQIFVNAQKNIRQFQTSAASGLSPFALGSQQVFDDFKATIKPETSWTYEIGARSHHSLNWGPITAFEGQISYYHVDFSNRLLAISPTTVITSIASGAAVLANVGDVKTDGVDIAGTLRFGSHFSIYNALSYNNSRYQDDYTIGIAKTVVPTAGKKVPGSPDWLNKTVISANYGMFDAQLVGDYLGKRYATFTNDLSVPSYFTLAGRIGAEIPVGNGALVRKLGLSLNVTNITNKRAASTLSIAQPTNTYNAFPLPPRQVFGTVSVGF, encoded by the coding sequence ATGCGCAAATCTGTTCTTCGGCTGCTCGGCGGCGCCACATCGCTCGCGCTCTTTTCGGCGGCGCCCGCATGGGCAAAACCAGCCGATCCCTCGGCCAAACCAGTCGCGACCGAAGAACCCGCAGCCGACACGCCGGCGGACGAGACTGACGGCGACATCATCGTCACCGGCCGCACCAGCCGTTCGATCACTCAGGTCACCGGCGCGGAAATCCAGAAGATCCTGCCCGGCATCAGCCCGCTGAAAGCATTGCAGACATTGCCCGGGGTCACCTTCCTGACCGCCGATCCCTGGGGCAACAACGAACAGAATATCTCGCTGTTCGTGCATGGATTCAGCGCATCGCAGCTCGGCTACACGCTCGATGGCATTCCGCTCGGTGATCAGACCTATGGCAATTACAACGGCCTCTCGCCGCAACGCGCGATCATCTCCGAGAATGTCGATCGCGTCACGCTCGCCTCGGGCGCCGGCGATCTCGGCACCGCATCGACCAGCAACCTCGGCGGCACGATCGACACCTTCTCGAGCGACCCCAAGGCCGAACGCGGCGCGACGATCAATCAGACGATCGGCAGCTACGCGACTTTCCGCACCTTCGTGCGCGTCGACAGCGGTACCTTTGGCGATGGCAATTCGCTCTATCTGTCCGGCGTGCGCCAGGACGGCCGGGCGTGGGACTTCAACGGTAAACAGGGCGGTTATCAGGGCAATGGCAAGTTCGTCCATGACGATGCCGCCGGCAAGCTGACCATCTACCTCGCTTATTCGGACAAGACCGAGCCGAACGAGGACGCCACGGTGATCAACATCGCCAAGGGCGAATTGCCCGGCACCGTCCCTTATACCCGCCCGTTCTTCTATCCCGATTTCGCCGGGATGCAGGCCTATCTCGCCTCACCCGCCTACACCGCCGCGCTCGATAATTACCGTAATTACTACAGCGACGCGCAGCGCACCGATTATCTCGGTTATCTCAAATATGACTGGAATCTCAGCGACAAGATCACCTGGTCGAACCAGATCTATTTCCACCACGACGATGGTGTCGGCGTGGTTGCCGGACCAACCAGCGTTGCCGGCCTGCCAGGCCTGTTCGCGAAATATTTCCCGACACTGACCCCGGCGCAGATCAAGGCACAATTCGGCGGCTCGGGCCTCGCCACGCGTACGACCGAATATCATATCGGCCGCGGTGGTTTGATCTCCACACTTCGCGCCGAACTGGGCAATCATCAGATCGAGCTGGGCGGCTGGTATGAGCGTCAAAGCTCGTCCGCCTATCGCCGCTGGTATGCGCTGGACGTGAACAATCCCAGCTCACCCTATACCCGTCCGCGCGACCTGGCGGCGCCGCAGATCACCCAATATGGCAGTGAAGTGCATGTCGACGAAATCCAGACGCACATTCAGGACAGCTGGAAGATCGTTCCCGCGGTGACGGTCATCGCCGGCTTCAAGAGCACCTTCCAGCGCGCCCGGCAGGACGTACCGGTGCAGCCGATCCCCGGTTCCTTCACCGGATCGACCGCACTGCCGGTCGGTCGGCTCAACACCAGCAAATGGTTCCTGCCACAGGCCGGCGCGATCTGGGACGTGAGCGACAACGACCAGATCTTCGTCAACGCACAGAAGAATATCCGCCAGTTCCAGACCAGCGCCGCCAGCGGCCTGTCGCCGTTCGCGCTGGGCAGCCAGCAGGTGTTCGACGATTTCAAGGCGACGATCAAACCCGAAACGAGCTGGACCTACGAAATCGGCGCGCGCAGCCATCATTCGCTGAACTGGGGTCCGATCACCGCCTTTGAAGGCCAGATCAGCTATTATCATGTCGATTTCAGCAATCGTTTGCTGGCGATCAGCCCGACCACGGTGATCACGTCAATCGCCAGCGGCGCCGCCGTGCTGGCCAATGTTGGCGATGTGAAGACGGACGGTGTCGATATCGCCGGCACGCTGCGCTTCGGATCCCATTTCTCGATCTACAACGCGCTATCCTACAACAATTCGCGCTATCAGGACGACTACACGATCGGCATCGCCAAGACGGTTGTGCCGACCGCCGGCAAGAAGGTCCCGGGGTCACCCGACTGGCTGAACAAGACGGTGATCTCGGCCAATTACGGCATGTTCGACGCACAGCTGGTCGGCGACTATCTCGGCAAGCGCTATGCGACCTTCACCAACGATCTGTCGGTGCCGAGCTATTTCACGCTCGCGGGCCGGATCGGCGCGGAGATCCCGGTCGGCAACGGCGCGTTGGTCAGGAAGCTCGGGCTCAGCCTGAACGTGACCAACATCACCAACAAGCGCGCCGCCTCGACCCTGAGCATCGCTCAGCCGA